TTAAAGTTTTTGAGCCGGAAGATACAGGCACAACTGATGCCCCGAGTAGCTTCATACGAAAAACATTTAAGGCTTGGCGAGCCACATCGACCTCACCCATATAAACCACACACTCTAGCCCTAAACGAGCAGCAACGGTTGCGGTTGCAACACCATGTTGGCCTGCACCAGTTTCAGCAATGATTCGAGTTTTGCCAAGGCGTTTTGCCAATAAAACCTGACCAATGGTGTTGTTTATTTTGTGTGCACCAGTATGATTTAAATCTTCGCGCTTTAAGTGTATTTGGGCGCCGCCCAGTTTTTTGCTTAAATTTTTTGCATGATAAAGCGGCGTAGAGCGACCTACATAGTGCTTAAGATCGTGTTCAAATTCTGCTAAAAACTCTGGGTCGTCTTTATATTTTTCGTAAGCTTCTTTTAGTTCAGTAACAGCGGCTACTAAAGTTTCTGGCATGAATGCACCACCAAATTGATCGAAATGACCGCTATCATTTGGTAAGTTGTAGTGACTCATAAGTTTGCTTGCTGAATAAACTGTTGAATTTTTTGAATGTCTTTAATACCCTTAGAGCTTTCTACACCGCTTGACACGTCAACTGCATAGGGGTTAACTTGCTGAATCGCTTTGCCCACAGTTTCAGGGTTAAGCCCACCGGCTAAAATAATAGGTAGACCAAGTTCAACCTTGGCCAATGACCAATCAAAACTCTCTCCAGTGCCACCATAAGTTGTAGAGTTATAAGCGTCCAGCAATAAACCATTAGCTTGATAGAAGTCTTGCGCTAGTTGAGGGATGTTTGTTTGCTCGTTAACACGCAAAGCCTTCATAAAAGGTAGGCCATATTGCTGACATTCTTGAGGAGTTTCATCGCCATGGAATTGTAAAGTGTCAAGTGGCACCTCGCAAAGCACTTCGTCAATAAAATAAGAATCTGCGTTAACAAATAAACCCACACGATTAACAAAAGGTGGCAAGGCTTGAACAATCTCTAAGGCACGCTCAATCTCTACATAACGTGGAGATTTGTCATAAAAAACTAATCCTACTGCATCAATACCAAGCAAGGATGCATCATGTGCATTTTGAGCTTGAGTAAATCCGCAAATCTTAATTTTCACTACTTACCTTCAGCATCAAGCTTAGCTATGATAGCTTCTCGATCAACCCACCAATTGTCTCCAACTAGCTGCTCAACTGCACTAGAAAGTTTTGGTAAAAATACCTCTGGCTTATCTAGTTGCAGAGTTCTACGCCACAAGTCAAAGGTTGACTGATCAGCCACATGAGAGTGCTCATCTGCAACTGATGCAATCATTTGAGAGGCAAAAAAGGTTAGATCATCATCTGCACCGCGTCGAATAGAGACGATGTAGTGTGCTACTGCTGCCGCATAAGCTTTAGTATCTGCACCTTTAGGTGACTCTTCCACCAGGTGTTGCAACATCGCCACTGTGATTTCTGGATCAATCGGGAAAGTAACCCCCAGCCACAAGGCATGTCCGAGTGCTTTTAAAGCATCAGGACCTTCAGATAAAAACATCGCGTCACAAGCCTCTGTTGCTAGCTCCCAAAGTTCATTTTCTTTAGCCAGATCAAAAGCTAACATTGCCACATCCCAAGCGTCTGAGCCTTTATAGCGCTCAACCTGAATACGTGCAATTTCAAGCAGTGTATTAATGCGATCTTCAACTGGCGTTTCAAGAGTTTGCTCAGAGCGTTGCGTTTCAAAAAACTCTAGGCGTGCAACTAATTGCTCTTCATTTGCATACAAATCTTCACCATCTTCTGCGTCAAAAATTTGCTCTTTGTTTAGATATTTTCCCATTAGTAAAATGCCGCCTCTAGACGGTCCTCCCAGTTTTCTGGTGTATCTTGATAGTCAGGCTTGACGTCCATTCGAAAGAAACGCTCATCAGATGCATCTGAAATAGCCTTAAGTACAACAACCAATTCTTCAAAATCATCAATTTGGGGATTGCCAATCATTATTTCGCTAATTAGTAACATAACAACTTATATTTAATAATAAATGCTCTGCATTTTACACGGCAAAAGTGGAAAAAGGCTGTGTGATAATAAGACTATGGCGCTTTCTTACTTTTTCTTAGCGGGTTTTTTGGTAGCTTTACTGGCTGCTTTTTTTACTGGAGCTTTCTTGGGCGCTGCCTTTTTACGTGCTTTTGTTTTTGGCTTAAGCTTCCCAGAAATAGCTTTCTTGCACTCTTCCAGTGTCAAATCAATCGGCTCTTTATCACCAAATACTTTCTTGATAGTGATGTTCTTCTGGCCTTTTCCTCGTTTTTTTCCATTCCAAACATAAGGACCAAAACGGCCATTTAAGACTTGAATTTCAGAATCATCGAATTTCTTAATAACGCGCTCTGCATCGTATTTTTCTTTGGCTGCGATTAGCTCTAGCGCTGTTTCCAAATCAACATCTTCTGGAATATGTTCTTTAAGAGAGACGTATTTTTTGCCGTATTGGATGTAAGGACCAAAGCGGCCATAGTTAGCTTTGATAATGCCAAATTCTTCTGTTTCACCTACCGTTCTAGGCATATTAAATAGCTCTAACGCTTCATCCAATGTGATGGTTTCAATGTCAAGTGTGCCTCTTAATGCCGCAAAAGTAGGCTTGTCTTCGTCATCTTTATGGCCAATTTGTGCAAATGCACCATATCGTCCAAATCGAACACTGACTGGTTTGCCTGATTTAGGGTCTTCGCCCAGTTCTCGCATACCATGCGTCTCTTCTCTAGAGATGTCTGCTGCTGCTTCAATTTGTGCATGAAACGGGTCATAGAAGTTTTTGACAACTTGTTTCCAAGGGGTGTTTTGGGTTGCTACTGTATCAAAGTCACTCTCTAGTTTGGCTGTAAATTCGTAATCGATAATGTTGCTGAAATTTTTCACTAAGAAATCATTTAACAAATATGCAACATTAGTAGGGAAGAGTTTATTTTTTTCAGCGCCTGTTATTTCACCAGCTCTTGATTCAACTACAGCATTGTCCTGAATTTCAATTAGGTCGTACTCACGCTCATAACCCTCTCGAGTCTCCTTAGTCACATAATTACGATCTTGAACAGTAGAAACCATGGTGGCAAAAGTAGATGGCCTACCGATACCCATTTCTTCAACTTTTTTAACCAGCGAAGCTTCTGTATAACGAGGCTTGGCACGAGAGAAGCTTTCTCTTGCAGAGAAACTAGCCAGTGTCAGAGAATCACCTTTGCTTAAATCAGGTAGTAACTTATCATCAGCTGAAAGATAATCGTAAACTTTTAAGAAACCTGGAAAAGTTAAAATCTCACCATTTGCTAAGAACTTCTCATCTGCATTTGATACAGTTACTTTAATTTGTGTTTTTTGTAATTGAGCGTCGCTCATTTGCGACGCTAATGTGCGCTTATAGATCAGGCTATAAAGCTTGGCTGTTTGCTCATCTACGCCATAAATACTTGGCTTGGTTAGGTCTGTTGGGCGGATTGC
This genomic interval from Candidatus Thioglobus sp. contains the following:
- a CDS encoding phosphoribosylanthranilate isomerase; translation: MKIKICGFTQAQNAHDASLLGIDAVGLVFYDKSPRYVEIERALEIVQALPPFVNRVGLFVNADSYFIDEVLCEVPLDTLQFHGDETPQECQQYGLPFMKALRVNEQTNIPQLAQDFYQANGLLLDAYNSTTYGGTGESFDWSLAKVELGLPIILAGGLNPETVGKAIQQVNPYAVDVSSGVESSKGIKDIQKIQQFIQQANL
- a CDS encoding sulfur relay protein DsrC produces the protein MLLISEIMIGNPQIDDFEELVVVLKAISDASDERFFRMDVKPDYQDTPENWEDRLEAAFY
- the topA gene encoding type I DNA topoisomerase, producing the protein MAKNLVIVESPAKAKTIEKFLGKDYVVKSSIGHIRDMPKKNMGIDIENNFEPTYEVTADKKKVVAELRKAVKSAEKVYLATDEDREGEAIAWHLLETLKLPRDTARIVFHEITKGAITSAITTPRIVDYHLVDAQQARRIIDRLVGFEISPVLWRKISGARSAGRVQSPVMRLVVEREREITKHTPISTYKVKAELVNDSGEVADVKLNKDFDSKEDALAFTTKLLSADLTVASIEKKPSKRSPKAPFITSTLQQEASQKLGFSVKQTMTIAQNLYREGSITYMRTDSFNLSETAIEAAGKVIEQEFGAEYHNVRRFKTKDSGAQEAHEAIRPTDLTKPSIYGVDEQTAKLYSLIYKRTLASQMSDAQLQKTQIKVTVSNADEKFLANGEILTFPGFLKVYDYLSADDKLLPDLSKGDSLTLASFSARESFSRAKPRYTEASLVKKVEEMGIGRPSTFATMVSTVQDRNYVTKETREGYEREYDLIEIQDNAVVESRAGEITGAEKNKLFPTNVAYLLNDFLVKNFSNIIDYEFTAKLESDFDTVATQNTPWKQVVKNFYDPFHAQIEAAADISREETHGMRELGEDPKSGKPVSVRFGRYGAFAQIGHKDDEDKPTFAALRGTLDIETITLDEALELFNMPRTVGETEEFGIIKANYGRFGPYIQYGKKYVSLKEHIPEDVDLETALELIAAKEKYDAERVIKKFDDSEIQVLNGRFGPYVWNGKKRGKGQKNITIKKVFGDKEPIDLTLEECKKAISGKLKPKTKARKKAAPKKAPVKKAASKATKKPAKKK